A region of the Methylobacterium nodulans ORS 2060 genome:
CGAGACCGAGGGTGGAAGCGGTGGTCATGGCGTGTCTCTCCCTGGCTCCTCGTCGCGGCGAGGAGCGGTCTTCTACCAACGGTCATTTTCATGTGACCGTTGGTTCCGCTCTCGAATTGTCGCCAAGCCAAAGGCTTGGCATCGACAATTCGAGATGGATCAACGGCCCGCTGCGTCAGCCCCTGCTGCGTCAGCAGCCTGGGCCGTTGGTATCCATTCAAGCGAAGAGCATGTCGTTGATGCGGGCTTCGAGGGCGCCCTGGGCGGCGGTGCCGAGCTCGGACGGCGCGAGGCTGTTCAGCTCCGCCCTGACCTGGCCCGGATGGGGCGAGAGCAGCAGGATGCGCGTCCCGACCTTGATCGCCTCCTCGATGGAATGGGTGACGAACAGGACCGTGAAGCGGGTGTCCTCCCACAGCCGGAGCAGCTCGTCCTGCATCTTGCGGCGGGTGAGCGCGTCGAGCGCCGCGAAGGGCTCGTCCATGAGCAGGATGTCGGGCTCCATCGCCATGCCGCGGGCGATCGCGACGCGCTGCTTCATGCCGCCCGACAGCATGTGCGGGTAGGAATCGGCGAATTTCGCGAGGCCGACCTTCTCGATATAGGCCATCGCCCGGTCCATGGCCTCAGGCCCGGAGGCCCGGCCGCTCGCGGTCAGCGCGAAGGCGACGTTCTGCTTGACGGTCTTCCAGGGCAGGAGCTGGTCGAATTC
Encoded here:
- a CDS encoding ABC transporter ATP-binding protein, producing MNARPSLVPEPLLSVQGVTLQYKTSDHLVTATYRVDFEVLPGDRYILLGPSGCGKSTLLKAIGGYLTPVEGEIRLKGRKVSEPGPDRMMVFQEFDQLLPWKTVKQNVAFALTASGRASGPEAMDRAMAYIEKVGLAKFADSYPHMLSGGMKQRVAIARGMAMEPDILLMDEPFAALDALTRRKMQDELLRLWEDTRFTVLFVTHSIEEAIKVGTRILLLSPHPGQVRAELNSLAPSELGTAAQGALEARINDMLFA